One stretch of Candidatus Methylomirabilis sp. DNA includes these proteins:
- the tolQ gene encoding protein TolQ has protein sequence MNIWHLVTQAGPVAKGVLLVLLAFSVASWTIIIAKARAFRRAEAESDSFLKAFRESKNLSATYEEARKHPGSPVAALFREGFRELSYHLKGNPVPDGPATAGAERPPQGDLLQGLQRILRHASLKELSDLERSMIFLATTGSVTPFIGLFGTVWGIMDAFAGIAAAGSANLGAVAPGIAEALVATALGLFAAVPAVIGYNHLLNRIKGLGTRLDLFTLEFLSLAERVAARGR, from the coding sequence ATGAATATTTGGCATCTTGTTACCCAGGCGGGGCCGGTCGCGAAAGGGGTCCTGCTGGTCCTGCTGGCCTTCTCGGTGGCCTCCTGGACGATCATCATCGCCAAGGCGCGCGCCTTCCGGCGAGCCGAGGCGGAATCGGACTCCTTCCTGAAGGCATTCCGGGAATCGAAGAACCTCTCCGCCACCTACGAGGAGGCCCGCAAGCACCCCGGCAGTCCGGTCGCCGCGCTCTTCCGTGAGGGCTTTCGGGAGCTGAGCTACCACCTGAAGGGCAACCCTGTCCCGGATGGACCGGCGACGGCGGGGGCGGAGCGCCCCCCGCAGGGCGACCTCCTCCAGGGGCTCCAGCGGATCCTGCGCCACGCCAGCCTGAAAGAACTCTCCGACCTGGAGCGCTCGATGATCTTCCTGGCCACCACGGGGAGCGTTACCCCCTTCATCGGGCTCTTCGGGACGGTGTGGGGCATCATGGATGCTTTTGCCGGGATTGCGGCAGCCGGATCGGCGAACCTGGGGGCGGTGGCGCCGGGCATCGCCGAGGCCCTCGTCGCCACGGCGCTCGGACTCTTCGCCGCCGTCCCGGCCGTCATCGGGTACAACCACCTGCTGAACCGGATCAAAGGCCTCGGGACGCGGCTCGACCTGTTCACCCTCGAATTCCTCTCCCTGGCCGAGCGGGTCGCGGCCCGGGGGCGTTGA